The Diaminobutyricimonas aerilata nucleotide sequence CGTACACCGCGGGCGCGCCGGCGACCATGAGCGACTCCCTCGCCGACGTGTTCGACGACGCGACCTGGAACGCCAACCCGACCGTCACCTTCAGCGGCGGTTCGACGTCTGCTCCGCCCGTTCTGAGCGGCTCGACGCTCAACTGGTCGGGCCCTCTCGCCGTCGGTGAGACGGCGACCATCCGCTACAGCGTGACGGTCACCGGTGCCGGGAACGACCAACTCCTCAACACCGCGTGCGCCCCGAGCCCCGGGCAGACTCCCGCGTGCATCACCGTCACCGACCTCGTGCCCAACCTCGTCGTCTCCAAGAGCGTCAACCCGGCATCCGGCACGACGGTGCTCGGCAACCAGGTGCTCACCTACACGCTGACCTTCTCCAACACCGGCGGGAGCCCGGCGACGGTGAACTCGGTCGACCACCTCGCGGGTGTGCTCGACGACGCCACCGTCACGGCCGCCCCCACCGCATCCGCGGGGTTGACGGTGTCGTCGATCACCGGTGGCACGTTCACCGTGCAGGGCAGCGTGGCCGCGAACTCGTCGGCCACCGTCAGCTACCAGGTGACGGTGATCCCTGATGCCACGCGCACCGGGGACGACTCCGTCGTCAACTGGGTGCTCCCGGCCGGAGTGCCGGTGCCCGCCGACTGCACCCCCGGTATCTGCACCATCAACCCCGTGCCGTCGATCGCGGACTCGAAGACCGTGAACCCGCTCTCCGGATCGACCGTGCGTCCCGGCCAGGTGTTGACCTACACGCTCATCTTCACCAACAACGGAGACGGCCCCGGCACGGTGGCGAAGGACGACGCGCTCACCCGCCTGCTCGATGACGCCGACATCACGTCCGGCCCCACGGTGCAGAACGGCGCACTCACCGCTGTCCGCGTGGGCGATCGCATCCGCATCGACGGAACGTTGCAAGCCGGTCAGACCGAGATCGTGTCCTACCAGGCCACCGTGCGCGCCGATGGGGCGAGAGGAGACGACGTCCTGTCCAACTTCCTCGTGCCGCGCGACTCGACGATCCCCGACACGTGCGTCGAGGACTGCTCGGTGAACTTCGCGCCCGAGATCGTCACATCCAAGAGCGTGAACCCCACCTCGGGCTCGACGGTGCTCGCGAACCAGGTGCTGACCTACACCCTCACGTTCTCGAACAACGGCGCGGCCCCCGACACGATCGCCCATGACGACGTGCTGGCCGACGTGCTCGACGATGCCCAGCTCAACGGAGGCCCGACGGTGTCGAACGCGGCCCTGACCGCGACGATCGCCGCCGACCGTCTGCTCATCGACGGCACGCTGCAGCCGGGACAGACGGTCACGGTCACCTACTCGGTCACCGTGCGAGCGGACGGCGCGCGCGGCGACGATGTCATCGGGAACTTCCTGGTGCCGCGCGGGACGACCGTTCCGGACGACTGCGTCGGGCCGAACTGCTCGGTCAACTTCGTGCCCGAGATCGTCGACTCCAAGACGGTCGACCCGGCCTCCGGGTCGACGGTCCTGCCGCAGCAGGTGCTCACGTACACGCTCACGTTCTCGAACAGCGGCTCGGCCACGGGACCGGTGGCGCGGGACGATGCTCTCGCCGGCGTGCTCGACGACGCGGACCTCACGAGCGGACCGACGGTGTCCAACCCGGCGCTTGCGGTCACCCGCGTGGGCGACCGGTGGCGGATCACCGGCAACCTGCAGCCCGGCCAGACCGTCACCGTGAGTTACACGGTGACCGTGCGTGCCGACGGCACCCGCGGCGATGACGTGATCGAGAACTACCTCATCCCCATCGGCTCGACGATCCCCGACGACTGCACCGGCGGAGATTGCGCGGTGAACAGGGTGCCCGAGATCGTCGACTCCAAGTCGGCGGACCCGGCATCCGGCGGTGTGGTGCTCCCGCAGCAGGTGATCACGTACACCCTCACGTTCGGCAACACGGGTGCCGCAGAGGGCACCGTGGCCAAGGACGACGTGCTCGCCGGCGTGCTCGATGACGCCGACCTCACGAGCGGACCGACGGTGTCGAACGCGGCCCTCACCGCGACCCGCGTCGGTGACCGCATCCGGGTGACCGGCATCCTGCAGCCGGGCCAGACCGTCACCGTCACCTACCAGGTCACGGTGCGCGCCGACGGTGCGCGCGGCGACGACCGACTGGTGAACGCGATCGTACCGCCCGACTTCCCGCCGCCGCCGGCGTGCGCGCCGGGCGACTGCGTCGAGCACTTCATCCCGCACGTCGTCGACACGAAGACCAGCGATCCCGGCACCGATTCCGTCGTCGCCGTCGGACAGGTGATCTCCTACACGCTGACGTTCTCGAACCTCGGCACGGCGGTCGGTCCGGTCGCCAAGGACGACGTGCTCACCGACGTGCTCGACGACGCCGGCATCACCACGCCGATCGCGGTCTCGAACCCCGCCCTCACCGCGGTGCTCACGGGCGACCGCATCCGGGTGACCGGCACGCTGCAGCCCGACCAGACGATCACCGTGACGTACGCGGTCACCGTGCGCGCCGATGGCGAACGCGGCAACGACCTCATCGCCAACGCGCTCGTGCTGCCGGGCGAACTGGGTGGTTGCACGGATCCGCTCGACTGCACCGTGCAGCGGATGCCGCACCTCGTCGACAGCAAGAGCGTCGACCCGGCGACGGGAACCGGCGTCTCGACGGGAAGCGTGGTCACCTACACGCTCACCTTCGGCAACATCGGCACTGCCGCGGGAACCGTGCTGAAGGACGACGTGCTGACCGGAGTGCTCGACGACGCGACCCTCACCACGCCGCCGACCGCCTCGAACGGCGCGCTCACCGCGACAGTGAACGGCGACCGCATCCGGATCACCGGCGCGCTCGACCCCGACCAGACCGTGACGGTCACCTACGCGGTGACGGTCAACGACGACGAGGTGCGCGGAGACAACGTGCTGCGCAACTTCCTCCTGCCGCCGGACACCACCGTGCCCGACGAGTGCGTCGGCCCTGACTGCACCGAGAACCCGGTGTCGCAGATCCTGGACTCGAAGACCTCCGATCCCGCCGATGGTGCGACCGTGCTCGAGAACCAGGTGGTGACCTACACGCTCACCTTCTCGAACACGGGCGAAGCCGAGGGGCCCGTCGCGCGCACCGACTCGCTCGTCGCGGTGCTCGACGACGCCGACATCACCTCGGGTCCGACGGTCTCCGACGCGGCGCTCACCGCAGTGCTCGACGGCACGTCGCTCGTCGTGACCGGCGACCTGCAGCCCGATCAGACGGTGACGGTCACGTACGCGGCGACCGTGCGGCCCGACGGCGAACGGGGCGACAACACGCTCGTCAACCACCTGCTGAAGCCCGGCGAGATCCCCGGAGACGAGTGCGTGGAGGGCGACGACGACTGCACCGTGCAGCGCGTGCCGCTCATCACGAGCGCGAAGTCGGTCGACCCGGCGTCGGGCACGAGTGTCGTGACCGGCACCACCCTCGCCTACACGCTGACCTTCGGCAACGAGGGCGCGGCGACCGGACCGGTCGCGTACACCGACCGTCTCGCCGACGTGCTCGACGACGCCGACCTCATCGAGGACTCCCTCGTCACGAGCGACCCGACCCTCACCGCGACCGTCGTCGACGACACGATCGCCGTCACCGGACAGGTGGCCGTCGGGCAGCTGGTGACCGTCACCTACGAGGCCGTCGTGCGCCCCTTCGCGGAGCGCGGCGACTCGCGGATCGGCAACTTCCTGCTCAAGAACGGCGACGAGCCATCGGAGGAGTGCACGGATGCCGACGACTGCACGGTGAATCTCATCCCGCACCTGTCGGTGCTGAAGACGTCGGATGCGACGCCGCTCGCCGAGGTGGGCGACACGATCACCTACGTCGTGACGGTCATCAACGACGGCACCGCCGACTTCACCGAGGAGTCGCCGGCCGCGGTGGCGGACGACCTGTCGAGTGTGCTGGATGACGCCGACTACAACGGCGACGTCGTCGGTGAACGCTCCGACGGCACACCCGTCGAGGTCGACTACACCGCGCCGGTGATGTCGTGGACGGGCCCCCTCGAGGTCGGCGAGACGGTGGAGCTCACCTACTCGGTGACCACCCGTCTGGGCGGCGACCTCGAGGTCGAGAACGGCGCGTGCGTGCCGAACGGCGGGGAGGACCCGACGTGCGTCGCCGTCACGACCGGCCTCGCCGACATCGGCATCATCAAGACGGTCGACCCGACCTCGGGCACGAGCCTGCGCCCGGGTGCGACGGCGACGTACACGCTCACGATCGCCAACTCGGGCACCGGGGCGGGCGCCTACGCGTACACCGACTGGCTCGCGGGTGTGCTCGACGATGCGACGCTGAGCGCCGGGCCGACGGCCACGGGCGGTGCGATCGTGTCGCCCGTGCGGGAGCAGAGCTTCGACGTGAGCGGCATCCTCGAGGCGGGGGCGAAGGTCGTCGTCACCTACTCGGTGCAGACCCGCGCGTACGCCGACCAGGGCGACCACCGGCTCGGCAACTGGGTGACCGCGGCGGGCGAGCGCCCCGACGGGACGTGCGCCCCGGGTGCCCTCACCTGCACGGTCAACCCGCTGCTCGACCGTCTGGCCGCGACGGGCGCGACCGTGAGCGCCGCGGTCGGCGGACTGGCCGGGTTCCTGCTGCTCGCGGGACTGGTGCTGGTCGTCATCCGTCGCGCCCGATCGGGGTCACGCGCCGTCTGACCTCCCGAGACCGGATGCCGGCAGCACGTCCCCCCTGGCGAGCTGCCGGCATCCCCATGCGCCCGCAACCGCGATCCCTTGGCGAACCGCTCGGGTGCCCGTAGGGTGAATGCGGGTCACGTTGGGACCGTGCCCGTCCGCTTTTCACATCGCCTGCTGGGGGGCACGGGTCGCTGACCCGCGAGCGCATCGCAAGGGGAAGTCGTGACGACCAGTTCGGTCCTGCGCGCATCGCACCAGCCCTGGCCGTTGATCGAGCGACGCCGGCTGCTCACGTGGCTCGATCGCCCTCGCGGCCTCTCGATCCTCGATGCGACCGCCGGTACCGGCAAGACGGTGCTCCTCGACGCCTGGAGCGAGCGGATGCGCGACGCCGGGTGGATCGTCGATCGCTCGCGCACCGATCAGCTGTCGACGGAGCAGTTGCGGGCGCAGGCCCGAGGGGCGGTGCTCATCGTGGACGGCGTCGACCATCCGCTTCGCCGTCGCGCGGCCGAGGCGATCCTCGAGGCGGTGGGCGGCGGGGTGCGGGTGGTCGTGTCGGGCCGTGCGGCCGCCGCGCTCGAATCGCTCGCCCATCGTCGTCATCTCGACGTCGCGTCCCTCTCGACGCCTGATCTGCTGCTCGACGCCGAGGAGCTCGCCACCCTGCTCGCGGCCGTGGAGGTGCCGCATGGGATGACGGCGGACGTGGTGCTGGACCTCACGGGTGGGTGGCCGTCGCTCGTCCGCGCACTGCTCGCCGACGTGATCGACGGAGAGTCGGACTTCCGGCGTGCGGAGCGCTGGCTCGCCTCCGCGGCGCTCGGGGGACTCGCGCCCGACCTCCGGCGGGCGGCGAAACGCCTCTCGATCCTCGATGTCGTGCATCCGGGCGCCGCGGGACTGCTCATCGACGCGGACCCGCTCGGCACGGTCGCCCGGCTGCTGGATCGGGCGCTGCTGCGACCCCTCCCGCGAACGGACCCCGACCGAACTCCGCCGCGCCGTTCGGGTGCGGTCATGCCGGGTCTCGTCCGGCGGGTGCTGCACGAGGACGAGCACGACGACACCGAGATCCGCGCAGCCCACGCCGACCTCGCGCTCGGGACCCTCCACCTCGATCCCGCCGCCCACGCCCCACGCGTGCTGTCGCACGCCCGCCGCGGTGAGGCGTGGGATGTGCTCAGCGCGTTCTGGGCGCTCCGCGGTCCGGAGGCGCTCCGCCAGTTCCCGGAGGAGACGCGCGCCGCCTACGCCGACCTGCCGCACGACGTCGTGCGGGAACGGCCGGCACTCGCCTTCGCCCAAGCGCTGTCGTCGCTCGATGCGGAACCGGATGCGGTGTTCCACCGTCTGGCCGGCACGGGCTTCCATCCGCCGACCCTCGAATCGGCGCGCCATGCCGGGGATCCCGACCGGTTCGTCGAAGCGGTCGTGCTGCGGATGCTGCATCTGCGGCACGTGGGCCGGGTGGCCGAGGCTGATGAGCTCGGCGCGCTCGCCGCGGGGGAACTCGACCGTCGCGTCGATCGGGGCGAATCCGCTCCGAGCCCCATCTACGTCGCCCTCCTGCAGGTGCACCGGACGCTCGCCGGCATGCTCGCGCGGAATGAGCGCGGCTCCACGGCGGAACTCGCCACCCGCGCGGTCGAGGCCGCACGCCGGAGCGGAGCTCTGCCGATCGCGTCGAGCGCCTCCGCGTCGCTTGCTGTGCTGCAGAGCGCCGCGGGCTGGAATGTGACCGCTCGTTCGCTCGTCGACGAGCTGCACCGTACCGTCTCGGCGGGAGACTCCCCGTCTGCGACCGCCGCGCAGCATGTCGTCGAGGCGATGCTCGCCGTCGACGCGCTCGACGGGCGCGCCGCGCGGACCGCACTCGAGCGGGCGGATGCACTCCCATCGGGCGATGAGCTCTGGCCGTTCCGCGTGCTCGCGTGGGGCCGCTACAGCTTGTTCTTCCTCACTCGCGACGAGATGGACGACAAGCTGCGTGAGGCGGTGTGGTCGAAGCCCTCCGCGCTCCAGCGACCGGGTACGGCGCGGATGGTGCTCGACGCGTTCGCGGTGCTCGCTGACGTGCACGCGGGACGCGTCGCCGAAGCGGCCCGTCGCATCGCCGCAGCACCCGACAACAGCGACTGGATGGAGTCGTTGCGCGCCCGGCAGCGGCTCTCGGTGGGCGACGCGCGCGGGGCGCTGCAGCAGGTGTCGACCGCGATCGCCGACGACCTGCTCGGCAATCGCGAACGCGCGCAATTGCTCTTCATCGGCGCGTCCGCCGCGCTCGACGAGGGCCTCGACGATCTCGCGAAAGACCTGTACGGGCGCGCGATCGGTCTTGCGGCGGCACACCGCCTCTACTCCACCCACCTCATCGTGTCGCACGCGCGGCGGGATGCCCTCCGCGCCGCGACGACGCTCGAGCCGACGGCCGAGGTCGTCGAGCTGCTCGCCGCCTTCCCCGACATCTACCCCGAGGCGCCGACGGTGACGCTGTCGTCGCGCGAGGCGGACGTGCTGCGGGAACTCGCGGGCGGTCGCAGCCACCGGGAGATCGCGGCGGCGCTGTTCATCAGCGTGCCGACGGCACGCACCCACCTGCGATCGGCGTACGCGAAGCTCGGCGTGAACACCGGTCCGGCGGCGGTCGCGAGAGCGGTCGAGCTCGGTCTCCTCGGGGGCTGACGCGGGCCATCCACAGCTGTTTCCGTCCTCGCAACCCTCGTGTGCGACACTCGGGGGCGTGAGCAGCCTGGCGCGAGCGGTCGAGATCGCCACACGCGCTCATGAGGGCCGCGTGGATGCCGCCGGACGACCGGCGGTGGAGCACTCGTTCGCCGTCGCGGCGCTCGTGCGAACGGTCGAGCAGAAGACCGTCGCCATGCTGCACGAGGTGGTCGAGCGCGGCGACCACACCGTCGCGGAGCTGCGCGAGGAGGGCTTCGACGCCCACGTGCTCGCCGCCCTCGACGCGCTCAGGCCGCGGGACGGCGAGCGACTCGAGCACACCGTCGCCCGCATCCTGCACGGCAGCGCCGGATGCGCCCTCGAGGTGAAGCGGGCGGACATCGCCCATGAGGCCTCGCGGCTGCACGAGTTCGACGAGGTCACCCGTCGTCGGCTCGAACCGCAACTGGATCGCACCGCGCGACTGCTGGGCACCACACTCGACGCGCTCGTCGCCCGCGTCGGCTGAGCCGACCGACGCTCAGCGCAACCCGGCCTCGTGGGCGAGCAGGGCGGCCTGCACGCGGTTCCGCACCTCGAGAACGCGCAGTATCGCGCTCACGTGCCCTTTGACGGTGCCTTCGGAGATCACCAGCTCCCGGGCGATGTCGGAGTTCGAGCGACCCTGCCCCACCAACGCCAGCACGTCGCGCTCGCGCTCGGAGAGGCGATCGAGGCGAGCGAGGGCGTCCACCGGCACGGCGGAACGGCTGTCTCGCACGGCACGGATGAGCACCCGCGCGATCGTCGGTGACAGAGCCGCACCACCCGCGGCCACCGCGCGTACCCCGGTGATCAGATCTTGTGGCGCCGAGGCTTTGAGCAAGAACCCATCGACGCCGCCCTCGAGCGCCCTCAGTACGTTGTCGTCGGTGCCGAAGGTGGTCAGCATGATGGTGCGGACGTCGGGGAGCAGCCGCCCGATCTCTGCGGCCGCCGCGACGCCGTCGAGCGCCGGCATGCGCAAGTCGAGAACGGCCACGTGCGGACGGGTGGCGCGCACGATGTCGACCGCAGCCGAGCCGTCCGCGGCCTCGCCGACCACCTCGATCCCGGCGTGGGACTCGAGGATCGCCCGCACACCGGCACGCACGAGGGGATCGTCGTCGGCGATCACGATCCGTACAAGCCCATCGTCGCTCACAGCGTCTCCTTCACGACCAGGACCTCGTCGCGGAAGCAGAGGCGGTACAACGAGTCGTCGAGAGAGAACGGTTGACGCACGGCGCGGTAGTACTCGCACGACGCGCCCCGCGGCGGGGCGGGAGCGTGCGCCGGTGCGCGATCGATGTGGTCGGCCGGCAGCAGCGCGGCGGCTTCGGAGCGCGACTGCCCGATCCGCAGCTCCGAGAACGCCCGTTCAGAGAGGCCCACTTGGGACGTCGTCGTGGCGTCGAAGACCGCCAGGGCGACCCCGACCGCGAGCACGAGCACAGCGGGGAGCAGCGCGGTGCGCAGGTGCGCCCTGCGCATCCCGTGTCGTTCCTCGTCCGCGGTTCGAACGGTGGGGTGGAAGGACTCCGTCGAGTCGTCACGCCCGGGCGGGCGATGCTCCGGAACGGTTGCTGACACGACGAACTCCGCGTCCTCGACCCCGGCGGCGAAGGTGCCTCCCGCGACGCGCACCCGTTCCCGCATGCCGATCAGTCCGTATCCCCGCCTCGGGTCGGTGTCTGCCCGGGCAGGGTCGGCGACCGGGTTGCGCGCGACGATGCGCACGGCGCCGTCCGCTTCGTCGATACGTAGATCGAGAGTCCGGCCGGGCGCGTGTCTCGCCGCGTTCGCGAGGAGTTCCTGCACGAGGCGTTCGACCGTACGTGCGGTGGCGGGCCTCCAGCCGGAGGCATCAGCCCTGACCTCGGCCCGGACAGCGAGTCCTGAGCGCGCCGCCTCCGCAATGAGTTCCTCGAGCGGGCGGACGTCGCGCGACTCGTCGTCGCCGTTGGAGCGGAGGACGTCCACGATGCGATGCAGCGTCTCCATGCCGGCTACGGCCCGCTCGCGCACGAGCGCAGCGCGGCGGCGGGTCTCGTCGTCGGTACCGGTCGCGACTTCGAGCGCGCCCGCGGTCAATGCGAGGAGGCTGAGTTCGTGCCCGAGCGAGTCGTGCATGTCCCGGGCGATCGAGGTGCGCTCATGCTCGCGCGCCTGCCGCACGGCGAGCTGCTGTCGTTCCTCGAGCAGCCGCGCACGCATCCACCCGGCCTCGACGAGCTGTCGTCGCTGTCGCAGGAACGCCCCGAGCCACCACGGCACGACGCACGCGAACGTGAGGGCGAGCACTGCGGTCACGAAGAGGCTGAGCAGGGTGCCGGATGCTCCGCTCAGCGCGAAGGCGACGACGAGGACGGCGCCCGAGGCGACGAGCACCGCACGGGCCGATTCGGCGATTCGTCCCACAAAAAAGGAGGTCACCGCCGCGACCACGAACGCCCACTCGCTCGACGATGCACCCGGTCCGTACACCGCGGCGAGCACAAGACCCGCCGCGAGCGCGAGCGACCAGGTGGGCAGGGGACGCAGCGACAGCGGCAGGGTCACGGCGATCACCAGCAGGATCTTCTGATCTGTCGCCGACGAGAGGATGGTCGTCGACTCGACCATCACAGCGATCAGCACGACCGCCCCGACGACGAATGCCGGCGTGTTCTCGCGCGTGAAGAGTCGACGCATGCAGCCCAATGTAGGAGGCGACCCGGGTGCGGCGCCCCTGACGAAAGTCATGTTCCCCGCTCGCGGAACATGTCGGAAGAGGGGGACTCGTCCGGTCGAATGGCGGGCGCGGCGTCCGCATCGGGATTTCTAGCGTGGCCCGCATGGAGTTCATGAACGACGTGCTGATCGACCTGGCCGGGTCGCCGTGGGTCTACCTCGTCGCAGTGCTGGTGTGCATCATCGACGGATTCTTCCCCCCGGTGCCGAGTGAATCCGTGATCGTGGCGCTCGGTGCTCTCGCCCTGTCGACCGGCGAGGTGCATCTCGCCGGGCTGCTCGCGGTGGCGGCGACGGGCGCCTTCGTCGGCGACAACATCGCGTACCTGGTCGGCCGGACGATACGCGCTGAACGCGTCGGCTGGATGCGCCGGCCCCGCGTCGTGGCGGCATCCGGCTGGGCACGCGCCCGGTTGGAGAGCCACGGGGCCTTCGTGATCTTCACGGCTCGGTACATCCCCGTCGGCCGCGTCGCTGTGAACATGACGGCCGGGGCGACGGGGTATCCGTGGCGGCGCTTCGCCGCGATCGATGCCGCCGCGGCGGTCACCTGGGCGCTCTACTCGGTCTTCATCGGAGTGGCTGTGGGACATGTGCTCGGCGACCAGCCCCTCTTGGCCGTAATCGTGGCGGTCGTGCTGGCGGCCGTGCTCGGTCTCGCCGTCGACACGACGCTGCGCACGATCGCTCGCGGGCGGGCGGCGCGCGTGACCGACCGATCAGGGATCACTTGAAGCCGGAGGTCTTGATCGACTCGACGATCTGCTTCTGGAAGAAGAAGAACAGCAGCAGTGTCGGTAGCGCGGCCACCGTCGAGGCGGCGAGCACGTAGTTCCAGTCCGACGCGTACTGCTGCTGGAACGTCGAGATGCCCACCTGCACCACCCGCAGATCCGGGTTGGAGGTGATCGTGAGCGGCCACACGAACGCGTTCCAGTTCGCGAGGAAGAAGAAGACGCTCAACGCCGCGAGGATGGGGCGCGACAGCGGAAGCACCACGCTCCAGTAGATCCGCCAGTAGCTCGCGCCGTCGACGAGAGCCGCCTCCTCGAGCTCGTTCGGCAGTCCCAGGTAGAACTGCCGCAGCAGGAAGATGCCGAACGCGCTGAAGATCGACGGAATGATCAGGCCGGCGTAGCTGTCGAGCATCCCGAGCGTGCGCACCACGACGAACGACGGGATCAGGATGACGGGGGCGCTCACCAGCAGGGTCGAGAAGATGATGAGGAACACCGTCTCGCGGCCCTTGAACTTGAGCCGGGCGAGCGCGTACGCCGCCATCGAGTGGAAGAACAGCGCCACGACCGTCACCACGGCGGAGACGAAGAAGCTGTTGAACAGGTACCGCAGGAACGGCACCTCGGTGAACACGTAGGCGAAGTTGTCGAGCGTCGGGTTCGGGGGAAGCAGCGCCGTGCCGTTGACGTCCTCCGCGGTCTTGAACGAACTCGTGACCATGTAGACGAGCGGGAAGATCGTGATCAGGGCGATCACGACCCCGACGATCACGAGCACGGTCGTGCGGGGCGTCCATCTCCGGTCGCGGCCTCGACGCACCCGCGGTGCCCTCGGCCGACCGGTCGTCAGTGCGCTACTCGCCATCGTCGATCCGTCCTCCCCGGGTGATGCGGAACATGAACGCCGACCAGAGCAGCAGCACCAGGATGAGCACCGAGCCGATCGCGGCCGCATAGCCGTATTCGCCGAACAGGAACGCCTGCTCGTACACGTAGTAGATGAGCAGCGACGTCGACCCCGCCGGACCACCGCCGGTCATGATGTAGATGAGGTCGAACCCGCCGGTGATGACCGCGATCGTGACCGTGATGAACACGAACAACGACGTCGGCCGCAGCAGCGGCAGCGTGATCGAACGGAACCGCTGCCACGCGCTCGCCCCGTCGATGCGCGCGGACTCGTAGTACTCGCTCGGGATGTCCTGCAGACCGGCGAGGAAGATCACCATGTAGTAGCCCATCTGGAACCAGATGCTGATCACCACGACGGTGCCGAGCGTGTACTGCGGATCACCGAGCCACGAGACGTCGCGCACGCCGAACGCGGCGAGGAACTGGTTGAGCACGCCCACCCGGTCGGCGAGCATGAACTGCCAGATGAGGCCCACCACGACGATGCTCACGACGTAGGGGGCGAACAGCGCGCTGCGGATGAACCCGACGAGCGGGATCCTCTGCTGCACGAGCAGCGCGAGCGCGAGAGAGATCACGAAGATGAGCGGCACGAGCGCGACGAGGTACACCGCGGTCACGGCTGCGCTCTGCAGGAACTGCGGGTCGCCGAACATGCGCACGTAGTTCGCGCCGCCGATGAACTCGAGGTTGCCGAACCCGTCGAGGCTGAAGAAGCCGAGCGCGATCGCGAGCAGCATCGGAACGAAGACGAACACGAGCAGGCCGAGCGAGTCGGGCAGCAGGAAGAAGAACGCCGCCCGGGCTTCCCGCTTGCGGCGCGCGGCACCCGCGTCGGGGCGCGGCCGGGTCGAAGCGGATGCGGTGGGCACGGGGCGCGCAGCGGCGCGCGATCCGATCGCGGTCATAGCAGCGGTGCTCCCTCGTAGGTCGTGAGGTACGCCTCGATCGCGCTGTGCGCGATCGCGGCCTGGTCGGCGGCGTCTCCGCCCGCGCTCTGCACGCTCTGGATGGCGTTGGAGACGGCCTTGTAGAGCACGGGTGGGTACCTCGGCTCGCCGCGCCCGGTGTCGAAGATGACGTCGCGGAAGTACGCCATCTTCGGGTCGTCGTAGGCGCCCGTCTCGCGCATCCGCTTGTCGACGGAGATGCGGGTGGGCATGTCGGATTTCGCGACGGCCGCCCATTCGGTGAGGCGGTCGACGCTCGCGTCGCTCGTGCTGCCGACCGTCTCGACCACGAATCGCGCGGCCGCCTCCGGGTTGCGCCCGCGGGCGTTGACGGCGAACGCCCACCCGCCGAGCACCGTGCGCGTCTCGCCTCCGGGCGGCGTGGGGAGCGGGAACACGCCGTAGTCGAAGTCGGGCGCGTTGCCCCGGAAGTTGGCGACCTGCCAGATGCCCGACTGCCACATCG carries:
- a CDS encoding response regulator; protein product: MIADDDPLVRAGVRAILESHAGIEVVGEAADGSAAVDIVRATRPHVAVLDLRMPALDGVAAAAEIGRLLPDVRTIMLTTFGTDDNVLRALEGGVDGFLLKASAPQDLITGVRAVAAGGAALSPTIARVLIRAVRDSRSAVPVDALARLDRLSERERDVLALVGQGRSNSDIARELVISEGTVKGHVSAILRVLEVRNRVQAALLAHEAGLR
- a CDS encoding HD domain-containing protein, producing the protein MSSLARAVEIATRAHEGRVDAAGRPAVEHSFAVAALVRTVEQKTVAMLHEVVERGDHTVAELREEGFDAHVLAALDALRPRDGERLEHTVARILHGSAGCALEVKRADIAHEASRLHEFDEVTRRRLEPQLDRTARLLGTTLDALVARVG
- a CDS encoding carbohydrate ABC transporter permease → MTAIGSRAAARPVPTASASTRPRPDAGAARRKREARAAFFFLLPDSLGLLVFVFVPMLLAIALGFFSLDGFGNLEFIGGANYVRMFGDPQFLQSAAVTAVYLVALVPLIFVISLALALLVQQRIPLVGFIRSALFAPYVVSIVVVGLIWQFMLADRVGVLNQFLAAFGVRDVSWLGDPQYTLGTVVVISIWFQMGYYMVIFLAGLQDIPSEYYESARIDGASAWQRFRSITLPLLRPTSLFVFITVTIAVITGGFDLIYIMTGGGPAGSTSLLIYYVYEQAFLFGEYGYAAAIGSVLILVLLLWSAFMFRITRGGRIDDGE
- a CDS encoding carbohydrate ABC transporter permease; the encoded protein is MASSALTTGRPRAPRVRRGRDRRWTPRTTVLVIVGVVIALITIFPLVYMVTSSFKTAEDVNGTALLPPNPTLDNFAYVFTEVPFLRYLFNSFFVSAVVTVVALFFHSMAAYALARLKFKGRETVFLIIFSTLLVSAPVILIPSFVVVRTLGMLDSYAGLIIPSIFSAFGIFLLRQFYLGLPNELEEAALVDGASYWRIYWSVVLPLSRPILAALSVFFFLANWNAFVWPLTITSNPDLRVVQVGISTFQQQYASDWNYVLAASTVAALPTLLLFFFFQKQIVESIKTSGFK
- a CDS encoding sensor histidine kinase — translated: MRRLFTRENTPAFVVGAVVLIAVMVESTTILSSATDQKILLVIAVTLPLSLRPLPTWSLALAAGLVLAAVYGPGASSSEWAFVVAAVTSFFVGRIAESARAVLVASGAVLVVAFALSGASGTLLSLFVTAVLALTFACVVPWWLGAFLRQRRQLVEAGWMRARLLEERQQLAVRQAREHERTSIARDMHDSLGHELSLLALTAGALEVATGTDDETRRRAALVRERAVAGMETLHRIVDVLRSNGDDESRDVRPLEELIAEAARSGLAVRAEVRADASGWRPATARTVERLVQELLANAARHAPGRTLDLRIDEADGAVRIVARNPVADPARADTDPRRGYGLIGMRERVRVAGGTFAAGVEDAEFVVSATVPEHRPPGRDDSTESFHPTVRTADEERHGMRRAHLRTALLPAVLVLAVGVALAVFDATTTSQVGLSERAFSELRIGQSRSEAAALLPADHIDRAPAHAPAPPRGASCEYYRAVRQPFSLDDSLYRLCFRDEVLVVKETL
- a CDS encoding DedA family protein, giving the protein MEFMNDVLIDLAGSPWVYLVAVLVCIIDGFFPPVPSESVIVALGALALSTGEVHLAGLLAVAATGAFVGDNIAYLVGRTIRAERVGWMRRPRVVAASGWARARLESHGAFVIFTARYIPVGRVAVNMTAGATGYPWRRFAAIDAAAAVTWALYSVFIGVAVGHVLGDQPLLAVIVAVVLAAVLGLAVDTTLRTIARGRAARVTDRSGIT